A DNA window from Planctomycetota bacterium contains the following coding sequences:
- a CDS encoding DNA-directed RNA polymerase subunit omega — MIEALKSNEIVDKVGGRFKLAVLVQKRLVDVTFGAPLLVERGNRTLMEAVIQEVLEGKITLEMDGGGQRPARRAAPVREPEEKDED, encoded by the coding sequence GTGATCGAAGCCCTCAAGAGCAACGAGATCGTGGACAAGGTCGGCGGACGGTTCAAACTGGCCGTCCTCGTTCAGAAGCGACTCGTGGACGTGACCTTCGGCGCGCCGCTCCTGGTGGAGCGCGGCAACCGAACGCTGATGGAGGCCGTCATCCAGGAAGTGCTCGAAGGGAAGATCACCCTGGAGATGGACGGCGGCGGGCAGCGGCCGGCGCGAAGAGCGGCCCCGGTCAGGGAGCCTGAGGAAAAGGACGAGGATTAA